Part of the Streptomyces europaeiscabiei genome is shown below.
GCACGTGCACCGTGCTGGACTTTCCTCTCATGATCGAGGCCGCGGACACCGACGACGGTCCGTTCATGCGGCCACTGACCGATGGTGAGGTGCGTGCGTGGGCTCCTCACGGCCGGCCCACCTACGAGGAGTGGGACGCCGCTCTCGATTCCGGGCAGTTGGACTTCCCGGGTCGCGCCCAGGGGAACTGCACAGTGCTCTACCGCGACGGCAGGCCCGCACAAATCGGTTACTGGGGGGTCACTGCCGACTAGGAGGGGACTGCTACCGACTCGCGATCTGGCCCTTGCACCCTGCCCTGCGGCCACATCGATTTGTGGGGCTCACCTGGCGTTTTGCTTCAAGATCCCGTCCACGCCTCGTCCACGGACACCGACATACGCCCGCTCCGAGCGGCACACGGCTGCACATACGCGAAGACCCCGTTCTCAGCGAAAGCGCTGATGGCGGGGTCTTTGGGCACCTCATACAAGGTGCCCCCGGCAGGATTCGAACCTGCGCACACGGCTCCGGAGGCCGTTGCTCTATCCCCTGAGCTACGGGGGCGTGTCGGGCGCCTTGTTCGGCGGCGACGGGTAGAACCCTACCAGCTCTCCGAGGGAGATCATGAACGGGTTTTTGCGGGTGTGGAGGGTGAGGTTGAGCTGGGGGGAGACCGCCCGCAGGGGGTGGAAGTGGGGAAAACCCGGACGCGGCGGTGGGCGCGGACCTACTCTCGAGTTGTGCCAGGCGCGTCCGGCCGGGTGCTTGTTGTGGACGACAACAAGGTCATCCGGCAGCTGATCAGGGTCAATCTCGAGCTGGAGGGCTTCGAGGTGGTGACCGCGGCTGATGGTGCCGAGTGCCTGGACGTCGTTCATCAGGTGCGGCCCGACCTCATCACCCTCGACGTGGTCATGCCCCGCCTCGACGGCCTCCGTACCGCCGCCCGGCTCCGTGGCGACCCCCGGACGCGACGCCTTCCGCTCGCCATCATCAGCGCCTGTTCGCAGTACGAGGTTGAGGCCGGGCTCGACGTCGGGGTCGACGCGTTCCTCGCCAAGCCCTTCGAGCCGTCCGAACTCGTTGCCCTCGTAAGGAAGTTGATGGAGCGAGGGAATGTCGGGGGCGGCGAAGCCGTGCCGTACGGGATCGAAGCCGACGGGCCCACTCCCGCAGGCGCCCCGGTCGGCGGGACCGGCGGCGGGAGCGACCACACCGAGCGCGCGGAACGCGCCGGCCGAACCGGAAACTGACCTCGCGGACCTCGCGGACCTCGAGCCCCGCCCCCCGACGCCGCTTCGCCATCCGTCCGACCGTCGCCACGCCGCGCGGGCGAATCCCCGGCCGACCCAGCCCTCCACCACCATCCACCTCCGTCCACCTCCGTCCACCTCTCGACCCTCACCGCGGCGTCTGTCGCACCTCGTCCCAGCGGCCTTCGGGCCTTCCCGCGGCCTTCGGGCCTTCACACCGGCGATCTCTCGCCTCCCCCCATGACCCTCCGGCCCTTCCCCCTTCGCGACCTCTCGACCCTCACCGCGGCATCCCGTCGCCCCCGCCCCGTCCACATACCGGACCCTGGGCTAAACCGGCTCGCCTACCCACCCCCCTCCTCCCCTACGCTTGTCCCCGTGACCCCCGTCGAGCTCTCCCGCACCGTGCTGCGCGCAGTGCGTCTTGCCGTGGCGGAGGGGGAGCTGAGCGTGGCGGTGCCTGCACGGGCCGTGGTGACTCCGCCGGGGCCCGGAGGGAGCGGGGACTACGCGACGAACATCGCGTTGCAGCTGGCCCGGCCCGCCGGACGGCCGCCACTGCAGGTCGCCGAGATACTGCGGTCCCATCTCAGCCGCACCGAGGGCGTCGCCGCCGTCGAGATCACTGGCCCCGGCTTCCTCAACATCCGTCTCGACCGGGCCGCCGTCACGGCGCTGGTACGCCGGATCCAAGGGGCTGAGGGCACCCGGGACGGTCGAGGCCCCGCCCCCCTCCCGTACGGTCACAGCGACACCCTCACCGGGCAGGTCGTCCGGCTTCGGATCCCGTACGACATCCGGGCGGAAGTCGTCGCCGACGCGCTCGGACGGATCGTCGCCAGCCAGGGCGGTCGCGTAGAGGTCGATCACATGCGGCCCCAGGCCGCCGACAAGGTCAACGACCTCGACCGCCTCGACCACCTCGACAGCCCAGTCCCCCCAGTCCCCCCCGGCCCGCCCCGTGAGCCCGGCGACCCCGGTCGGCCCGACAAGGTCACGGAACCCCATCGCCCCAGCGCCCCGGACACTCGGCCCACTGCCCCGGACACGGCCACCGCCCCCGGCGCACCCATTGACCTTCGCCCCGTCCCCGCACCGGAAGACCCCACGCCCCTCGGCCCCGACGCGCTCCGCTGGGCGCTCCTGCACCCGGCCGCCCACGACCGCCCCCGGATCACCGCGGACCTCCTCGTGCAGCGGGCCGGAAACCCCCTCTTCCGGGTCCGCTACGCCCACGCCCGAGCCCGTGCGCTCACCCGCAACGCCGCGGCCCTCGGCTTCACCGGCACCCCGGGCGCCTTGGACACCCCTTCCACCTCGGGCGACCCGAACCCCGCGGACACCCCGAGCGCCCCGAATCGGCCCCCCGTGCGCCCCATTCCCCTCACCACCCCCGACGTCACCACCCCCCTCATCACCGCCCTCACCGCATACCCCTCCACCCTCGACCGAGCGGCCACGCACCGAGCCCCCGATCGTCTCGCCCGGCACCTGGTCGTCATCGCCGACGCCCTGCTCGCCTTCCAGCACACGGTGCTGCCGCGCGGCGACGAGAAACCCTCGGCCGCCCACCGGGCCCGGCTGGCGCTTGCCGAAGCCGCCGGGACGGTGCTGGCCGGCGGCCTGTCCCTGCTCGGCATCGACGCACCCGAATACCTCTGAGCGGCCGCGGAGTTCAAGGATCAGACAGCCGACAGCCGAAGCCGACAGCCGAAGCCGAAGCCGACAGCCAAAGCCGACAGCCAAAGCCGACAGCCGACAGCCGACAGCCGACAGCCGAAGCCTCAAGCCCGAAGCTCCCAAGCGCAGAGCCCAGAGAGTCCACAGAAAGTCGTACAGACATGAGCCGTTCCGCACACCCCGCCGGTCCCCGTCACGCCGACGTGCTTCCCGAGGGGCACTACGCCGCCCCGCCCGCCGACCTGAACACACTGGACCCGAAGGTGTGGGCGCAGACCGTCACCCGCACGGACGACGGAGTCGTCAGCGTCGGGGGGATCGATGTGAAGACGCTCGCGGAGGAGTTCGGCACGCCGGCGTACTTCGTCGACGAGACCGACTTCCGGGCGCGGGCGCGCGCCTGGTGCACGGCGTTCGGGCAGGACGCCGACGTGTTCTACGCGGGGAAGGCGTTCCTGTCCCGGGCCATCGTGCGCTGGCTGCACGAGGAAGGGCTCAACCTCGACGTCTGCTCCGGCGGTGAGCTCGCGACCGCCCTGTCCGCCGGTATGCCCGCCGACCGCATCGCCTTCCACGGCAACAACAAGTCCACCGACGAGATCCACCGTGCCGTCGAGGCCGGCGTCGGCCGTATCGTTCTCGACTCCTTCCAGGAGATCGTGCGGGTCGCCCACATCGCGCAGTCGCTCGGCAGGCGGCAGAAGGTGCAGATCCGCGTCACCGTCGGCGTCGAGGCCCACACGCACGAGTTCATCGCCACCGCACACGAAGACCAGAAGTTCGGGATTCCGCTGGCCGGCGGGAAGGCGGCTGAGGCCGTGCGGCGGGCGCTCAAGCTCGACGGCCTCGAACTCATCGGGATCCACTCGCACATCGGGTCACAGATCTTCGACACGTCCGGGTTCGAGGTCGCGGCCCACCGTGTCGTCGGGCTGCTCAAGGAGATCCGCGACGAACACGGTGTCGAGCTGCCCGAGATCGATCTCGGTGGAGGGCTCGGCATCGCCTACACCAGCGACGACGACCCCCGCGAGCCCCACGAGATCGCCAAGGCGCTCACCGAGATCGTCAACCGGGAGTGCGAGGCCGCCAAGCTGCGCACCCCTCGTATCTCCGTCGAGCCGGGCCGCGCCATCGTCGGGCCGACCGCCTTCACGCTGTACGAGGTCGGCACCACCAAGCCGCTGGACGGGCTGCGGACGTACGTCTCCGTCGACGGGGGCATGTCCGACAACATTCGGACCGCGTTGTACGACGCCGAGTACAGCGTCGCGCTGGTGTCCCGGACCTCCGACGCCGAGCCGATGCTCGCGCGTGTGGTCGGCAAGCACTGCGAGAGCGGTGACATCGTGGTGAAGGACGCGTTCCTGCCGGCGGACCTGGCACCGGGTGACCTGATCGCCGTACCGGCCACCGGCGCGTACTGCCGTTCGATGGCGAGCAATTACAACCACGTACTGCGCCCGCCCGTCGTCGCCGTCAATGATGGAGAGGCCCGTGTCATCGTCCGCCGGGAGACGGAGGAGGATCTTCTCCGGCTCGACGTCGGATGATCTGACCGGTGGTTCGTTGATCCGACCGGTGTTCGGTGGGTGACTCGCCCCGACGGGTGATCGCCGCACAAAAGAAGTCCCGGAGAAACCCGGGCCGAAAGATCTCCGTCTTCCGGCCCGGTGAAAATGAAATAGATGTCTCACGATCCG
Proteins encoded:
- a CDS encoding response regulator; this encodes MPGASGRVLVVDDNKVIRQLIRVNLELEGFEVVTAADGAECLDVVHQVRPDLITLDVVMPRLDGLRTAARLRGDPRTRRLPLAIISACSQYEVEAGLDVGVDAFLAKPFEPSELVALVRKLMERGNVGGGEAVPYGIEADGPTPAGAPVGGTGGGSDHTERAERAGRTGN
- the nrtL gene encoding ArgS-related anticodon-binding protein NrtL, which codes for MTPVELSRTVLRAVRLAVAEGELSVAVPARAVVTPPGPGGSGDYATNIALQLARPAGRPPLQVAEILRSHLSRTEGVAAVEITGPGFLNIRLDRAAVTALVRRIQGAEGTRDGRGPAPLPYGHSDTLTGQVVRLRIPYDIRAEVVADALGRIVASQGGRVEVDHMRPQAADKVNDLDRLDHLDSPVPPVPPGPPREPGDPGRPDKVTEPHRPSAPDTRPTAPDTATAPGAPIDLRPVPAPEDPTPLGPDALRWALLHPAAHDRPRITADLLVQRAGNPLFRVRYAHARARALTRNAAALGFTGTPGALDTPSTSGDPNPADTPSAPNRPPVRPIPLTTPDVTTPLITALTAYPSTLDRAATHRAPDRLARHLVVIADALLAFQHTVLPRGDEKPSAAHRARLALAEAAGTVLAGGLSLLGIDAPEYL
- the lysA gene encoding diaminopimelate decarboxylase codes for the protein MSRSAHPAGPRHADVLPEGHYAAPPADLNTLDPKVWAQTVTRTDDGVVSVGGIDVKTLAEEFGTPAYFVDETDFRARARAWCTAFGQDADVFYAGKAFLSRAIVRWLHEEGLNLDVCSGGELATALSAGMPADRIAFHGNNKSTDEIHRAVEAGVGRIVLDSFQEIVRVAHIAQSLGRRQKVQIRVTVGVEAHTHEFIATAHEDQKFGIPLAGGKAAEAVRRALKLDGLELIGIHSHIGSQIFDTSGFEVAAHRVVGLLKEIRDEHGVELPEIDLGGGLGIAYTSDDDPREPHEIAKALTEIVNRECEAAKLRTPRISVEPGRAIVGPTAFTLYEVGTTKPLDGLRTYVSVDGGMSDNIRTALYDAEYSVALVSRTSDAEPMLARVVGKHCESGDIVVKDAFLPADLAPGDLIAVPATGAYCRSMASNYNHVLRPPVVAVNDGEARVIVRRETEEDLLRLDVG